The genomic window CATGCCCGGGCAGCCCGGGGTGATGCGCGCTTGCGGCGACACGCAGGTCATCTCGGTCATTACGAGCGCGGCGCCGCCCATGGCGCGCGCGCCGAGATGCATGAGGTGATAATCGCCCGCGATGCCATCGACGGCGGAGTATTGCGCCATCGGCGAGACGACAACGCGGTTCTTCAGCGTGACGCCACGCAGCGTGAAGGGCGTGAACATCGGCGGAACGGAGCGCGTTTTATCGGCGCGTTCGAGTCCCGCGCGACCGGCGAGCCAGTCTTCGAACGATGCGAGATAACGCGCATCACGCTCGCGCAGGTTTTCATGCGAGATTCGCTGCGAGCGCGTGAGCAATGAATACGCGAATTGCTCCGGCTCGAACGATGCGTAACGGTCCACATGTTCAAACCATTCCGTCGAGTTGCGCGCCGCGTTCTGAATGCGCAGCACGTCGACGCTGCGCACGCGCGTGTAGTGATCGAGCGCGCCTTCGAGGTCGCCGTCCTGTTTCGCGAATGCGGTATCGATGCTGTTCGCGAGTTCGATCGCATCTTCGAGGGCGAGCTTCGTGCCGGAGCCGATCGAGAAATGCGCGGTGTGCGCGGCATCGCCCATCAGGACGACGGGCGTGCGCTTGCCGTTTTCGTCGCTTCTCCAATGCACCCATTCGCGATTCACGACGCGCGGAAAGCGGATCCATTGAGACGAGCCGCGCAAATGCGTGGCGTTCGAGATCAGCGCATGACCATCTAAATACTTCGCGAAAAGCCGCTCGCAAAACGCGATGCTTTCTTCCTTGCTCATGTCGCCCAAGCCCGCGGCACGCCACACGCGCTCCGGCGCTTCGACGATGAACGTCGATGTGTTGTCGTCGAAGCGATACGCATGCGCCTGAAACCAGCCCCATTCGGTTTGTTCGAAGGCAAACGTGAATGCGTCGAAGCATTTGTTCGTGCCGAGCCACACGAAGCGGCATTCGCGAAGATCGATATCGGGCTGATACGTGGACGCGTATTTCTGCCGGACCGCGCTGTTGAGACCGTCGCTCGCGATGATCAGATCGGCATCGTAGTCATCGTCGTTCGTGACTTGCGTTTCGAAGACGAGCTTCACGCCGAGTTCTTCGCAACGCGCTTGAAGGATATTCAGCAGACGTTTGCGGCCGATGCCGCAGAAGCCGTGCCCCGACGAGCGAATCGTGCGTCCGTTGATGTGGACCTCGATATCGTCCCAGTGATTGAAGGCGTCGAGGATGGCGCCGGCGCTTTCGGGATCGGCGGCGCGCAGGTTGCCCAGCGTCTGATCGGAGAAGACGACGCCCCAGCCGAAGGTGTCATAAGGACGATTGCGCTCGACGATGGTGATGTCATACGCGGGATGGCGGCGCTTCATCAACAAGCCGAAATAGAGGCCCGCGGGGCCGCCGCCGATACAGACGATGCGCATGTTTGCTTCTCCGACTTGTGTGCCCGAATCGATAATTTAGGTTTAGATAGTTTAGATGTCAAGTAAAAAGCGTGATCGTCCAAGGTATGAAAACCTATACGATCGTTTTGTCGACGCGAGCCTGTTCGAGCGTTAAATTACAGGCGTTTGAGCCACGCGGCGTGATGCGTGTGTGACGCTCGTTTTACGCAGACCGGCGAAAAGAACGGCCATTCGCCGCAGTCCTGGATTCGCAACCGAACGCAATCGTGAGGAGCTCGACATGAGCCTTGGGCAGAGGTCGAATACGGTGGACATGAAGCTCGAAGTTGTCGTCATACCCGTCTCGGACGTTGATCGCGCGAAGCGGTTTTATGCAGACCTGGGCTGGCGGCTCGATGTGGATATCGCGAAAGACGATCAGTTTCGCGTCGTGCATTTCACGCCGCCGGGGTCGCAATGCTCGATTCTGTTCGGCCGTGGCGTGACCACGGAAAAGCCGGGCTCGGTGCAGGGACTGCATCTCATCGTGTCCGATCTGGATGCGGCGCATGCTGATCTCGTCGAGCGTGGCGTGCGCGTGAGCGAGATCTTTCACGATGTCGGCGGGCTGTTTCATCATGCCGGCGAAGAAGGACGCGTGAGCGGCCCGCATCCGGCGCGCAGCACCTACGGTTCGTTCGCTTCGTTCAGCGATCCGGACGGCAACGGCTGGGTCTTTCAGGAAGTGACCGCGCGGCTTCCCGGACGCGTGGATACGTATGCGTCGTTTGCATCATCGAAGGAACTGGCGGGCGCATTGCGCCGCGCTGCGGCCGCGCACGGCGAGCATGAAAAGCAGACCGGTCAGCATGACGAGAACTGGCCCGATTGGTATGCCGAGTTTATTGTGCGTGAGCAGACTGGTGGCAAATAGCGAAAGAGCACTCACCCAGCCTCAGCCATCAAATACGCATGAATCTGCGCAACCACGGCCGCGCCTTCACCGACCGCAGACGCAACGCGCTTGATCGACCCCGACCGAACATCGCCGATCGCGAAGATGCCCGCAACGCTCGTCTGCAAGGACATCGTGCGCACGTCCGCGCGCGGATGATCCGCGCCCGTCAGCACGAAGCCCTTGTTATCGAGCGCGACGCCGCATGTCCGCAGCCAGCCCGCATTCGGCTGCGCGCCGATGAACACGAACAGATGATGCGTCGCCACGCCGCCGCTTTCGCCATCCGCGCCGCGATAGTGAACGCGTTCGAGCCGCGCCGCACCTTCGAGCGCCGTCAGGTTCGTGTTCGCATGCACCGTGACGTTCGGCAGCCCTTCGATCCGCTCGATCAGATAATGCGACATGCTGTGCCTGAGGCTCGCGCCGCGAATGCACAGATGAACATGCTCGGCATGCGACGCTAAAAACACCACCGCCTGTCCCGCCGAGTTGCCGCCGCCCACCAGCAGCACCGGCTCCTTGCGGCATAGGCGCGCTTCGATCGGCGTCGCCCAGTAATAGACGCCCGTGCCTTCGAAGCGCGCGAGGCCGTCGATGTCCGGTCGCCGATACTCCGCGCCAGTCGCAATCACCACCGTGCGCGCGGTGATGCGTCGACCATCCGTCATCTCGATGACCGGTTGCGCCTCGTTGCAGTACAACGCTCGCGCTTCGCACGGAATGCCGATATGCGCGCCGAACTTCTGCGCCTGCACGAAGGCGCGGCCCGCAAGCGCATGGCCGGTGATGCCGGTCGGAAAGCCGAGATAGTTTTCAATTCGCGAACTGCTGCCCGCCTGTCCGCCCGGCGCGCGGCAGTCGAGCGCCGCGACCGACAATCCCTCGGACGCCGCATACACCGCAGTCGCCAGTCCGGCCGGACCCGCGCCGACGATCGCCACGTCGTACACATAAGCGGGATCGAAATCGGGAATCAGCCCGAGGCACGATGCGAGTTGCCCTTCGTCCGGATTGCGCAGCACGGTGCCGTTCGGACAGAGCGCGAGCGGAAAGTCGTCGGGCTGCGGCGTGAGGCGCTCAAGCACCGCGAGCGCTTCGGGATTTTGTTCGGCATCGAGCACGGCGCACGGAAAGACGTTGCGTCGCAGGAAAGTCTGCAAAGCGAGCAGACGCGCGTCGCCCGATCCTCCGACCAGCACCACGCCCTGTCCGCGTTCGAACACGAGCACGCGCCGCAGAATGAGCGCGCGCATGATTTTCTCGCCGAGATCGGCCTCGCCGATCATCACCGCGCGCAACGCATCGGGGCGCAGCAGGAGCGCATCGACGTCTTCGATGACATGCGCATCCACGACCGCCGGCTTGCTGGAAAGCTGCGTGACATCGGAGGTGAATTCGCCGCGCTGTGTGTACGTGTGGATGACCTGCTCGTGCCCGAGCGCATCGCGGCTCACAATGCGCACTTTGCCCGCCAGCAGCACGAACACGCCCGGACACACACTGCCCGCGCGATACAGCAGCGCGCCTTTCTCGTGACGGCAGGGCTCGCCGAAGCGCCGCAGCCGATCGACTTCGGCCGCCGTGAGCACGGGAAACATCTGCTGATGCCGCGGATATTCGGGCACGCCTGATTCTTCGAGCGCAGCATCGCCGATGACGGGTTCTGCCGCGCTCGCGCGAG from Caballeronia insecticola includes these protein-coding regions:
- a CDS encoding FAD-dependent oxidoreductase, whose translation is MTTQPEHDPRASAAEPVIGDAALEESGVPEYPRHQQMFPVLTAAEVDRLRRFGEPCRHEKGALLYRAGSVCPGVFVLLAGKVRIVSRDALGHEQVIHTYTQRGEFTSDVTQLSSKPAVVDAHVIEDVDALLLRPDALRAVMIGEADLGEKIMRALILRRVLVFERGQGVVLVGGSGDARLLALQTFLRRNVFPCAVLDAEQNPEALAVLERLTPQPDDFPLALCPNGTVLRNPDEGQLASCLGLIPDFDPAYVYDVAIVGAGPAGLATAVYAASEGLSVAALDCRAPGGQAGSSSRIENYLGFPTGITGHALAGRAFVQAQKFGAHIGIPCEARALYCNEAQPVIEMTDGRRITARTVVIATGAEYRRPDIDGLARFEGTGVYYWATPIEARLCRKEPVLLVGGGNSAGQAVVFLASHAEHVHLCIRGASLRHSMSHYLIERIEGLPNVTVHANTNLTALEGAARLERVHYRGADGESGGVATHHLFVFIGAQPNAGWLRTCGVALDNKGFVLTGADHPRADVRTMSLQTSVAGIFAIGDVRSGSIKRVASAVGEGAAVVAQIHAYLMAEAG
- a CDS encoding bifunctional salicylyl-CoA 5-hydroxylase/oxidoreductase, with amino-acid sequence MRIVCIGGGPAGLYFGLLMKRRHPAYDITIVERNRPYDTFGWGVVFSDQTLGNLRAADPESAGAILDAFNHWDDIEVHINGRTIRSSGHGFCGIGRKRLLNILQARCEELGVKLVFETQVTNDDDYDADLIIASDGLNSAVRQKYASTYQPDIDLRECRFVWLGTNKCFDAFTFAFEQTEWGWFQAHAYRFDDNTSTFIVEAPERVWRAAGLGDMSKEESIAFCERLFAKYLDGHALISNATHLRGSSQWIRFPRVVNREWVHWRSDENGKRTPVVLMGDAAHTAHFSIGSGTKLALEDAIELANSIDTAFAKQDGDLEGALDHYTRVRSVDVLRIQNAARNSTEWFEHVDRYASFEPEQFAYSLLTRSQRISHENLRERDARYLASFEDWLAGRAGLERADKTRSVPPMFTPFTLRGVTLKNRVVVSPMAQYSAVDGIAGDYHLMHLGARAMGGAALVMTEMTCVSPQARITPGCPGMYAPEHLHAWKRIVDFVHAQSDAKIGMQLGHAGAKASTRVSWEGIDQPLADGNWPLVSASPQQYLRDVSQWSREASHDDLREIEAQFVRATEMAAAAGFDWLELHCAHGYFLSSFLSPLTNRRRDEYGGSLENRLRYPLRIFKSIRAVWPQDKPISVRISAHDWVDGGTTPDDAVDIARAFKAAGADMIDVSSGQVSKDEKPVFGRMFQTPFADRIRNEAGIATIAVGAISEADHVNSIIAAGRADLCAVARPHLANPSWTLTEAAKIGYFDIAWPKQYAAAKSQLERNLERERAMATDNARLSPQERAQRAEGSI
- a CDS encoding VOC family protein — its product is MSLGQRSNTVDMKLEVVVIPVSDVDRAKRFYADLGWRLDVDIAKDDQFRVVHFTPPGSQCSILFGRGVTTEKPGSVQGLHLIVSDLDAAHADLVERGVRVSEIFHDVGGLFHHAGEEGRVSGPHPARSTYGSFASFSDPDGNGWVFQEVTARLPGRVDTYASFASSKELAGALRRAAAAHGEHEKQTGQHDENWPDWYAEFIVREQTGGK